Genomic DNA from Caloranaerobacter ferrireducens:
GTTACAGAAGAGGATGAATTAGTATTAGTAAAACAATTTAGAAAAGCAGTAGAGAAAACTCTTTTAGAATTACCAGCTGGTAAATTAGAGATTGGTGAAGAACCCGAAGAATGTGCTAAAAGAGAACTTTTAGAGGAAACAGGTTTTACAGCGAAAGAAATAAAATATTTATGTGAATTTTATACTTCACCTGGTTTTTGTAATGAAAAAATGTATTTATTTTTAGCAAAAGGATTGATTAAAGGTAAGTCTAATCCTGATAATGATGAATATATAGAAGTATATACAAAAAAAATAGATGAATTATATAATATGGTAATCAATGGTGAAATATTAGATAGCAAAACTATAATAGGGATCTATACTGCAAAAGTATTGTT
This window encodes:
- a CDS encoding NUDIX hydrolase, encoding MTFEENTMKTERIYEGKILNLRIDTVELPDKKYSKREIIEHPGAVAIIAVTEEDELVLVKQFRKAVEKTLLELPAGKLEIGEEPEECAKRELLEETGFTAKEIKYLCEFYTSPGFCNEKMYLFLAKGLIKGKSNPDNDEYIEVYTKKIDELYNMVINGEILDSKTIIGIYTAKVLLESKNF